In a genomic window of Vicia villosa cultivar HV-30 ecotype Madison, WI unplaced genomic scaffold, Vvil1.0 ctg.000926F_1_1, whole genome shotgun sequence:
- the LOC131632306 gene encoding ABC transporter G family member 22-like, with protein sequence MLNKERATDMYRLSAYFVARTTSDLPLDLVLPVLFLLVVYFMDGLRLSAGPFFVSILTVFLCIVAAQGLGLAIGATLMDLKRATTLASVTVMTFMLAGGFFVKVNLLNS encoded by the exons ATGTTGAATAAGGAAAGAGCAACAGATATGTACAGATTAAGTGCTTACTTTGTGGCTAGAACTACAAGTGACCTTCCATTAGACCTTGTATTACCAGTACTCTTCCTCCTAGTTGTTTACTTCATGGATGGTTTGAGACTCAGTGCAGGACCCTTTTTCGTTAGTATTCTTACTGTTTTTCTCTGCATTGTGGCAGCTCAG GGACTTGGACTTGCTATCGGGGCAACACTGATGGACTTGAAAAGAGCAACGACCTTGGCTTCGGTTACTGTCATGACTTTCATGTTGGCTGGTGGATTTTTTGTAAAGGTAAATTTGCTTAACTCATAG